Below is a window of Bos indicus isolate NIAB-ARS_2022 breed Sahiwal x Tharparkar chromosome 19, NIAB-ARS_B.indTharparkar_mat_pri_1.0, whole genome shotgun sequence DNA.
TGGGGACTGCAAGCAAGCTGGCTACAGTTGATGTCCTAGGAGGAAGCTCTCAAATTGAAGGGAGATCAGAAGTTCAGAAAGGAACATGGTTTGTGGTGATACTTTAAGGACCACTGAATCAAgttggctttttttccttttttttttttttctggatcaaGTTTTGCCTGAAAGTAATCTACTTCTTGTAACTTTAGTTATGCAAACTATTAATAACAAGTTCCGAGTATCATCAGTTAAGTCAGATGGAGCCAGCTTTTctgatttgctgttgttcagtccctcagtcatgttcgactttttgcaaacccatggactgcagcaccccagacttccctgtccttcattatctcccggagcttgctcaaacttgcaCCAacccgttgagttggtgatgcaacccaaccatctcatcctctgtcatcccgagCTGACATATTtatgaggtgttttttttgtttgttttttgttttttatttttattttttaattttattttatttttaaactttacataattgtattagttttgccaaatatcaaaatgaatccgccacaggtatacatgacaTAGACGGCAGTGCTGCAAGCAGCAGATTGCAAAAGTGACCTTGGCTGAGGGCAGTAGCTGAGGTCAAAGTCAGGGAGGACATCTCTAACCAGCACGACAGCTGGTCAAGatgagaatctgcctaccaagtttgcatcaaaaaggaaaatgcagaatGTTGAAGACTGATTGCTTCATGTTACATCAGCAAAGCCCTCTAAGAAAGAGACTAATTCACCTTGAAACTGGCCCCTCCTCCGatagcagagaaggaaaaaaaaattttagtttgcTTAAGAGAAACCCTTTTTGCTTGCTGGTTGAGAAATCAGTCATCTGGAAAAGCAGAATTCTCCCCTCCAAGCTAAGGTTAGTATCAGCAGAAATGACAGGATGGGAGACTAGAAAGGACAAAAAGTGGAATCCTTAAACAGCCCGGTTCATCCTGTTCTCAGACCCCTCCTCTAAGAAATTCATCCTGTGAACGAAACCAACCCTCGTGTTCCCTGTGAGGAGGTGGGCTTGTGGGATGCGTTTGCAGGCAGGGAGCTGATCAGGGCAACCTCCCCGCCTGTGGCATCGTTTCATCAGCAGAGGGCAGTGTGGAGCCCACAGCCAGTTACATGGGGGCTGTGGTGGCAAAAACGGAGGCCCAGAGCTCCCAGCACTGTGAGAGAGGAAGAGTCTTAAATCCCTGTTCTAAAAGTAACAGTAGCTGACAGATTTTCTGCTAATTAACCATCCAACGGACTTGACCAAAAAACAGATCAGAAGCCTTGAAAAACTGGAAGGGAGTTGTATTTCCTCTGAAACCCCAAGACCAGCCAAAAACAGGTTATGACTACACTCCAACATCGGTTCTCAAACTAGCTgtacattaacattttaaaattactgacgCCCAGGTTTCACCTAGACCTCACTAAATCCTTAACTTTGGAGGCGAGCTCCTGGCAATGAAGTTTTTAGAAAGCTCCCCCTGGACTTGTCTGGTAGTACGGTGGTttagaatccacctaccaatgcagggaacacaggcttgatccctggttcagaaagagtCCACTTGCtaaggagcagctaagcccgtttgccacaactattgagcacAAGGTCTAGAGTCTACATGCCACAGCTAGTGAAGCCCATGCACGAAAGTGAGAGGAACCACCTCAGTGAGAGGAGCTtcccagtggcgctagtggtaaagaaccctcctgccaatgcaggagacataagagacgagggttcaatccctgggtcgggaagatcccctggaggagggcgtggcaacccactccagtattcttgcctggagaatcccatggacagaggagcctggtgggctacagtccatggggatgcaaagagtcggacgcgactgaagtgacttagcaggagggAGGCACCTcggtgagaagcctgtgcactgcaacaaagacccagtgcagctaaaattaattaattaaaaagtataaagcTCCCCCAAATGATTCTAATGTGAATTCGAGGTTGAAAAGCACTACTCTGCCTTCAAACCAACCCTGGGTTACTCAACTCTAACAGGAAATAGGCAGCCTTTATGAGAGATGTGCACCCCAAGTAGTGTTACCAGGTGAAAGACAGGAATGCCAGTTAAAACTGAATTTCAGATacacaacaaataatttttgtataagCATGTCTCAGCATTGCATGGGACATGCTTATATTAAAGAATTCTTCCCCCTATAATTATATGTAACTGACCACTCTAGCTCCCAAACCTCAGCTCAGATGTGGCTTGAAGGACATTCCCCCACAAAGCAGAGTGCAGAACAATGGAGAAGGTGAGCAAAGCTCTCAGTCAACTGGCGGGTAGGGGATCCTTGCTAGACTGCAGGCAGGGTTGGCTAGACTGTCACCAAGGCAAACACTCAGCACAGCACTACTGTAAGCACTTAGCATCAAACCCAGCACCCAGTAAACCCTCAATAAGAGTTAGCCATCATTTTGACGAAATCATTCATGAAAACACATTTGTGTGTACAAATACACATCACCTTGGTATTCATTTAAGTAGGAAAACTTCCTAGACTGTATCAATTATGATTTGGTTGTAAAATAatgtgttagggcttccctggtggttcagtagttaacaatctgccttccaatgcaggggcctcgAGTTCCTTCCCTAGTCAGGGGACTAAGATGGCACCTGCCAGGGGTTAACTAAGCCCTGGTACCTCAACTAAAGAGCCCttgtgctgtaactaagacccaacacagttaaaaatataaacaatttttaatatagataaatgaaaatctttttacttaaaattattttttaattaaaaaaaaagtgtcagttTCAACTTTCCAGGACAGCATCTCCAGGGGAATGTCTGGTGTTCTTGTTCTaggatgctttttctttctcGTGGTTTCTGCCTCTTTTCATATTCCCCTACTTTCCCCCCAATATTAGTCTCAATCTGTGATTCTGGCTGCTGGGAAGACAAAATCAAGAGTCACCACAAGGAAAAGGCTGGTTTACCTTTTATGGAAGAGCCTTCAATATTTTGAGTCACAGTCCTGGGCAAAACCACTCaaccagcatttgttgtttggcATGTATGATACGAGTGGTGCCAGGAGAGCGCCAATCACACTGATTGATCCAAGTACTGAGAGTGAGGACAGTTAcggaggaaggggaagagggggTCAGAGCAGATATTCATGACATCACACACTTCGACGGcggaaataaatgacaaaagttAAATAGGAGACATTAAAGTGAAGGAGGGCCCCAGTGAGTGGCTGGGGATGGGGTGTGACCCACAGAAGAGGTGCCTTTTGGAGTCCCAGGGTCATTGCCCTGCTTCCCCGACTGTCCATAGAGGGAACATCTTCCCTGCAGCTCCCAGGCCACTCAGGGATTCAGCTCCAGGTCGGTGATGTATTCCTGGACCCAGTCCTCACTGGGGTCGGCACAGACCTGCCGGCCTCTTTTCGTCTTGAAGCTGTGGAGAGCAGCAGAAGGGTTACACACTAGTGAGTGCAGCATTGGGGGGAtcctgagcccccagggaccTCTCCCTCCTTCTGCCCCGGACATCTCAGGGCCTGTCCACATGCTCAAATCATGTCCCCTTAACTCTGGGGTTCACAGACCTTCCTGGGTCTCCTATGGGGATCCCCTCGGAAAGCCAGCATCGTTGTTTGGCAAATGAGAGAGGACAGCTTCCTGCTGtcaccccttccctctccttcctctgcccaggGGTAGACCCGCAGGATCCTCTGCAGGCCCCAAACCAGGTGAGAAAACACGGCAGGGGCCCCCCTGGTGTCCTGAGCTCCGAGGAGGTGCCTCAGACCCCCAGGCTTCTTCCCCAGGGCGGGCAGAGAGGCTGGCCCTTACATGATGCCGGGCTTGGAGCACTGGCTGCTGGTCTCATAATAGTCATCCACGAATTTGCGCGGGATCTGCCGGGAGACGAAGGAGAAGCAGCAGGCGGTCGGGGTGTTGGCACCAACTATGAGAGAGGGACAGACCGTGGTAAGTCCTTGTTCAGGGGGAAAGGCAGCCAGCGGCCCCTCGAGGGTCAGGCAGACCTGCAGGAGGcagtgcggggggtgggggtgggggtgggggaatccAGGAGGAAGTGGTGTTATTTCAACTGGATTCCAGAGGAGACCAAAGGCTACACTGGGAGCCCACTGGACACAGATTCCAGCTTTTGTCAGAATCCCACTTGGGCCTCATTTTCCCAGGAATCCATAAAATGGGCCTCCCCACCACACTCTCTCAGAGCCAGAGAATAGAACTGTTAAAATCCCCTTTGGGCAGGAAAACTCTGCTCAGGAAATAGTGTCTGAAGTCTCTCTGAAGCTCTCTACTTAAGGGCTCAGGTGAAAGACTTCGGCACTGTGGCCCAAGCCCCGGCCAAGTGTTGGGGACAGGCCAGAAGGAAGGGAAGGCGGACTTACGGCTGGCAGAGCAGGTGTGGGCAGAGAGGGCCGCGGTGAGCAGCAGGACAGCCAGGGCGGCCACGGGGACCTCCATGATGCTGGGCGGGTGAGAGAGTCAGGTGGGCCCAGTGGAGCTGGACTCGAGACTTGAAGCTGCAGCCTCCTGCTGGGGTCTGGGCTGTGTCCTCTCTTTATAGGCAGCCTTGGGACACTAGAGGACGGAAACTTGTGGAGACCGAGGCGGGGGGTGTGTTTTTTGTCACAGCGTTGGTATCATGCTGTGAGTGGCAGAAGCCAGCAAAGCTTCGGGTCACCACAAGGGCTCAGCGTATTTGCAGGAACGCTCGTGTTGCTTACTTGATGGGGAAATGGTTTCCCCAGTGAGAGGAGGTGAGAGGCTGGTGTGACCCTGTGACAAGGTTATGTGGTGCTTTCTCACAAGGGCAGGTCTGTACACCAAGCATCTCCCCACAGAGCTGAACCTTCTGGGACCCACCCCCAGCTGTCCCGACAACACAGCTCTGACCTAGACGATAATACCGCGGAGTCTTGAGAAGCCCCCCAACCCAAGCTAAAAGCACATCCTGGGTGGGGACAGATCTGGGGAATACTCAGTTGCAGAAGGGGCCGGAGTGAGGCTGGCCTTTCAGACTTTGGCTCATTCCTCAAACATTGTACCTTAAGCTTTTGATTGCGAGGCATCCATTTCAAAGATATCCATCTGGAATAAGCACATCCCCCGATACAGAACTAGATGATGGGCCAGGCTGCCCTACCCATGGAGTTCCCCTTTTAGAAAGTTCTGGATGACCTAGATAACTGACCATTTGAGTggcttcccttttcccttccacACTTTCTGTCTTATcttttaaattcaccaattaaGAGTGAACATGCAATACCCTGggcaccccaccctcaccccaataAAAGCAGAGCCCAGGTCTGAGCTCTCTCCCTCTGTGAGAccttgctgtgtggcctcagCAGTTCCAGGTACCCTCCAGGACGGTGAGTAACAAACCTTGTCTTTTCAAACTCCCCTGATGGTTGTTGCTGAGGTGTGTGTTGCAATCACAGTAAGAACCACAATGGCTGATGCAGCTTCAACTTTGGCTCCAGTTGGGAAATGTCAGTGGGGCTCCCACAAAAAATGTAGCTCAGGTGAGTGCCTGCAGGCATCACCATCAACAGGCTGAGGCTGACACAAGACCGCTGGTCTCTGGGTTAGCTGGACTAACTGGGAGCTAATATGAGGAGCTTTAAAATGTTGTTACTCTTTGAATAGCAAAGCTCTCtgccatgcattggagaaggaaatggcaacccactccagtgttcttgcctggagaatcccagggacagggaagcctggtgggctgccgtctatggggtcgcacagagtcagacacgactgaagtgactcagcagcagctgcCAGGGACCTATCCTATGAACATAAACACAATGATGAGATTGTATGCATAATAGTGTTTGTTACAGCttatttataatagttaaaaGATGGCTTACAATTACATGAGGTATATTCACCTCTTGTAATAATAATTCACCATTAGAAACTGTGAAAGTAAAGAAATTATACTTTCTTTAAGTAACAATGACATTTCCTATTTCCTTATTGTAAAATCAAGGAGAAAACTCCAGGGTTTgtctggtagctcagtggcatCATTAAAAACTCTTTAACATCTCCCCTTCCCACATCATTTTGTTGGCTTTTCTTCTTTGGGCTTTCATCTCATGGTGCTAACATGGCTGCTGCTGttcaggcatcagttcagttcagttcagttgctcagttgtgtctcactgtttgcgaccccatgaactacaacatgccaggcttccctgtctgtcatcaactcccaaagcttgctcaaactcatgtccatcatgtcggtgatgccatccaaccacctcatcctctgtcatccccttctccccttgccttcaatctttcccagcatcggaatcttttccaaggagtcagttctttgcatcaggtggccaaagtattggagtttcagcttcagcatcagtgcttccaaagaatattcaggactgatttcctttaggatggactggttggatctccttgcagtccaacggactctcaagagtcttctcaaacaccacagttcgaaagcatcaattctttggttctcaactttctttatagtccaactctcacatccatatatgactactggaaaaaccacagctctgactagatggacctttgttgacaaagtaatatctctgctttttaataatgctgtctaggttggtcataacttttcttccaaggagtaagcatctttttatatcatggctgcagtcaccatctgcagtgattttggacccccaaaaaataaagtcactgtttccactgcttccccatctatttgccctgaagtgatgtgaccagatgccatgatcttagttatttgaatgttgagttttaagccaactttttcactctcctctttcacttcatcaagaggctctttagtgcttcttcactttctgccataagggtggtgtcatctgcatatctgaggttgatatttctcccggcaatcttgattccagcttgtgcttcatccagcccagcatttctcatgatgtactctgcatataagtgaaataagcagggtgacaatatatagccttgacgtattccttttcctatttggaaccagtctgttgttccatgtccagttataactgttgcttcctgacctgcatacagatttctcaagaggcaggtcaggtggtctggtattcctatctcttaaaTTTTCCAGACTTTGTTTTGATCCATACAGttgaaactggacatggaacaacagactggttccaaataggaaaaggagtacgtcaaggctgtatattgtcaccctgcttatttaacttatgtgcagagtacatcatgagaaacactgggctggaagaagcacaagctggaatcaagattgccaggagaaatatcaataacctcagatatgcagatgacaccacccttatggcagaaaaggaacaagcactaaaaagcctcttgatgaaagtgaaagaagagagtgaaaagttggcttaaagctcaacattcagaaaacgaagatcatggcatctggtcccatcacttcatgggaaatagatggggaagtagTGGAAACAgtatttggctttatttttctgggctccaaaatcactgcagatgtgactgcagccatgaaattaaaagacgcttactccttgaaaggaaaattatgaccaacctagacagcatattaaaaagcagagacagtactttgtcaacaaaggtctgtctactcaaggctatggtttttccagtagtcatatatggatgtgagagttggactataaagaaagctgagcaccgaagaattgatgcttttgaactgtggtgttggagaagactcttgagagtcccttggactacagggagatccaaccagtccatcctaaaggagatcagtcctggatgttcattggaaggactgatgttgaagctgaaactgcaatattttggctacctgatgcaaagagctgactcatctgaaaagaccctgatgttgggaaagactgaaagcaggaggagaaggggacgacagaggatgagatggttggatggcatcaccgattcaatggacatgagtttgggtaaactccgggagttggtgatggacagggaggcctggcgtgctgcgattcatggggtcgccaagagttggacacgactgagcgactgaactgaattgaactgacatagccaaaggctttggcgtagtcaataaagcagaagtagatgtttttcttgaactctcttgctttttcgatgatccaacagatgttgccaatttgatctcaagttcctctgccttttctaaatccagcttgaacatctgaagttcacagttcacatactgttgaaacctggcttggagaattttgagcattactttactagcgtgtgagatgagcgcaactgtggggtactttgagcattctttggtattccCTTTTTTGGGgaatagaatgaaaactgaccttttccagtcctgtggccactgctgagtttttcaaatttgctggcatattgagtacagcacttttacagcatcatcttttaaaatttgaaatagctcaactggaattccatcacctccattagctttgttcatagtgatgcttcctatggcccacttgagttcacattccaggatggctggctctgagtgatcataccatcgtgattatcttttTTGGAGGTCgttaagatctgttttgtatagttcttctgttctgtgtattcttaccacctcttcttaatatcttctgcttctgttaggtccataccatttctgttctttattatgcccatctttgcatgaaatgttcccttggtatctctaattcttttgaagagatctttagtctttcccattctgttgttttcctctatttctttgcactgattcctgaggaaggctttcttatctctccttgctattctttggaactctgcatttacatgggtgtatctttccttttctcctttgcctttcacttctcttcttttctcagctatttgtaaggcctcatcagacaaccattttgtctttttgcatttctttttcttgaggatgttcttgatccctgcctcctgttcaatgtcatgaacctctgtccgtagttcatcaggcactttgtctatcagatctaaacccttgaatctatttctcactttcagtatataattgtaagggatttgatttaggtcatacctcagtggtctagtggttttccctactttcttcaatttaagtctgaatttggcaataaggagatcatgatctgagccacacagtcagcttccagtcttgtttctgctgactgtatagagcttctccatctttggctgcaaagaatataaccagtctgatttcagtgttgaccatctggtggtgtccatgtgcagagtcttctcttgtgttgctcaGGCATCAGGTCTTCACAGAAAGCCTCATCCACAGGTATAGGAGGGAGtctcagagaggcagagaaaaagcAGTGTTACTActgcttttaatttaattttttaacataatttgtGATACTAACTATAGATTACCCTCAAAAGTagtaaaaattgattttaagtatatagaaaatagaaaaatattgtttcatttctgAAAGTTGGGTAGGCAGCATGGCAACTGTAAGTAAGAATGTGAGGAGTTTTCATCTACATTCTTCCTGTCTTATTGTGGCCTAAATGAATTCTGAGGCTCATCTAAATACAATGTCTTTGCTTAAAGGTAGGGAAAGTTCTATTACCCAAACTTAACCACTATTAACTTGGTTTATTTCTTTCAAGTGCAGTTTTCCCTAGGCTTTTGATATTTCAGTTACTTACTTTTTACCAGGGGAAGGGACATAACTGTAGTCATGATATGGATGTGTCAAgggagtgtatgttcctcggtttttgtctcgtcacaacaaagatttggagtgacggacattaaggCCCCCCTTGGCGTGTCatagctcttgggtcttggacagatGGtattatagctctcaggtcttgagcggaccgtgttatagctcttagacaaatcagtgttacagctctattttatttagaagatagcaggaaaatccatcttcgaggcgTGAGGGCACATCGAcccaaagacatgaagagaagagcgccccagcgcgcgggggagaaagagagagagagagagagagagagagagctagctttggctcctctttttatatgtttccctccctgggcctgtcctatgtaaattgggtcAGCCAGGAGTggtgtttgttttacctgagatCCTCACTCAGGTcctctgaccttcctttgttctattttcaccagcttttccctttcttgttttttagccactgccattttggactccttttccctattctacctacctaacagatgCAATTTGTAGTTTTTTTATTTATACTTAACATTACAAGACTTTCCCAaatcattccagtatttttaagAGCTGCTTAATTTACTCATCCATCAACATAGTGCATTAATATTATCATGTGCTACTGTAGCTCATTTGGactgtttttgatttttatttgctatAAATACACTGCACCAAATATCTATATGCATAAAACTTTTCGACAAATGATGTGTTTTCCCATAGGATATTTTTCTAGTTGTAGACTTTCTGGGccagaaaataaagacatttaggGCTCCTGATCTATAGAGACACCCTATGTCTAATGTGTGTTCATTTCTATACCCAACTGTTAAACAAGATGATGGCATATTGTGGGGACTGGTGAACGTTTGATGAATGGGAAAAGTGGATTTAAAAGCTGACTTCATCTACCATGGTCGTGTCTGTAGCCCAGACTTCCCCAATTCCATTCTGTCCATCTGAGTCTGGATCAAACACGGCTCAGGCTACTGAAGACTCGATGGCATCAGTAGATATGTCATAGTCAAAACACCTTGAAGAACATTAGAAATGTCTGCTCTGAGAAAAGCAAAAGGGAATGGTATGATCCATAAAGCTCTGTTCGTGGTAGAAGACCAGCTAAGCTTGGTCCCTTAATGACGGCAACTCCTGGCTCCCCCACCTCCTTGTTTGTGAATCATTTCCTCTGAAGCGGTCCGAGCAACATGATGTCATGGTCCTTTTCACCCAGGATGCGGTTTCCAGTGGGACTTGTGTGCTCAGAGTGCTGTGACATTACCCGTAGGTGTCACCCTCTATGATCAGAACAGCTGCAGCAGAGCATCAGATCTGCTCTGTGGGAGGAACTATTAATCTGTAGATTTTTCCATGTCCTTACGGCTCTGACACTAGCATCATCTCACCTCCTGTCACTGGCAAAAAACTTTCCAGCCAATCAGCCCCCAAAAATGAGCAACTGGGCTCTTCTTGGATGCTCTGaacctctgtgtgaccccagggaccccAACATGTGCAACTCATAACAAGACACCATGCAGCAACTTCCCCTCTGATCACACCCAGCCTCCAGCTTCTCGTGCTCTAGAGTTGCCTATAAAGGGACAAGGATACAGGATGGACTCCCGAAGGATG
It encodes the following:
- the LOC109574476 gene encoding C-C motif chemokine 3-like, which codes for MEVPVAALAVLLLTAALSAHTCSASLGANTPTACCFSFVSRQIPRKFVDDYYETSSQCSKPGIIFKTKRGRQVCADPSEDWVQEYITDLELNP